From one Pempheris klunzingeri isolate RE-2024b chromosome 5, fPemKlu1.hap1, whole genome shotgun sequence genomic stretch:
- the nfatc3b gene encoding nuclear factor of activated T-cells, cytoplasmic 3, whose product MSTLNSAEELDFRLSFEDDGARSAVRLTGPDVRTPPSAERPVLLELQSPPPCFPTVNDYQHVGYQGPQYGAQGNPRAFDCPSIQITSIAPNSHVEPGGGRDVLVVGGAEGGYPDTSWSRDQLYLPLDPCYRDQVLCPSPCSSLSSRSWMSDLSSCESFSHVYDDVDGELHDASRLTLGSPLGSPLGSPGCGGGAFGVELWQQKYQHPLAFSPALSPHQSPRQSPCHSPRTSVTEESWLNRRPTSRPSSRPTSPCGKRRHSSADPHARSPSPHRSPSPTPGASPRGSVTDDTWVGSPAGALGPLLMSGHQELDVPSKTRRTSGSQLGALAGQGDPGLEPFLDSPGEEGREQDGLAELFLQVPSHFNWNKPKPGNAPLFRTSSPPPLDWPLPGQFDQCELKLEVQPRSYHRAHYETEGSRGSIKAATAGHPVVKLNGYSEQPVSLLLFIGTADDRYLRPHSFYQVHRVTGKMVTTTCQEKLMGGTKVLEIPLLPENNMSASIDCAGILKLRNADIELKKGETDIGRKNTRVRVVFRATVPRPDGRMLWLQAASVPVECSQRSGQELPQVESFSPASGSADGGDELLISGSNMSAQSRVVFAEKGPDGRALWETDGRFVPEKSSGSSIVVEVPPYHKKTSAPVEVQFYVSNGKRRRSLTQSFTYLPAGGRVLKQEHWDTDCISHNPPGFSLASCQLPSLGRALGPDPLYYDSCDVPVHCGPPSHGVPRLHHPPPSLMFPHTSSSSSAPLHPSQTSIQPPQTFTAPPQTSSAPLHPSQTSIQPPQTFTAPPQTSSAPLHPSQTSILPPQTFTAPPQTSSAPLHPSQTSILPPQTFTAPPQTSSAPLHPSQTSILPPQTFTAPPQTSSVPHLIPTMPPQASPLQTFTIPPAASGGPQPEASTSLSSRARGGFGTLPTPQKDSLLPGPGGALSIKEEPEDPPPNLSSLGLQEITLDDVNEIIDRDIGSLSSGALPDQFDQYHQYDWEQKPGAAAPPYCGGPQ is encoded by the exons ATGTCCACGTTAAACAGCGCGGAGGAGCTGGACTTCCGGCTGAGCTTTGAGGACGACGGCGCGCGCTCGGCAG TTCGTCTCACAGGTCCGGACGTGAGGACGCCTCCCTCGGCCGAGCGGCCCGTCCTGCTCGAGCTGCAGAGCCCCCCCCCATGTTTCCCCACGGTGAACGACTACCAGCATGTGGGCTACCAGGGGCCCCAGTACGGAGCCCAGGGGAACCCCCGAGCCTTCGACTGCCCCAGTATCCAGATCACCTCTATAGCTCCGAACAGCCACGTGGAGCCGGGCGGCGGGCGGGACGTTTTGGTGGTGGGCGGGGCGGAAGGCGGTTACCCCGACACATCCTGGTCCAGAGACCAGCTCTACCTGCCCCTGGACCCCTGCTACCGGGACCAGGTCCTCTGCCCGAGCCCCTGCAGCAGCCTGTCCTCCAGGAGCTGGATGTCCGACCTCTCCTCCTGCGAGTCCTTCTCCCACGTCTACGACGACGTGGACGGGGAGCTGCACGACGCCTCCCGTCTCACCCTGGGGTCCCCGCTCGGCTCGCCGCTGGGCTCCCCGGGCTGCGGGGGCGGGGCCTTTGGGGTGGAGCTGTGGCAGCAGAAGTACCAGCATCCTCTGGCCTTCAGCCCGGCGCTGTCACCTCATCAGTCGCCGCGTCAGTCGCCGTGCCACTCCCCTCGCACCAGTGTCACCGAGGAGAGCTGGCTGAACCGCCGGCCCACCTCCAG GCCGTCCTCCAGACCGACCTCCCCCTGCGGGAAGAGGCGCCACTCCAGTGCTGACCCCCACGCCCGCTCGCCCTCCCCCCACCGCTCCCCCAGCCCTACGCCGGGCGCCTCTCCGCGGGGCAGCGTGACGGACGACACCTGGGTGGGAAGCCCCGCCGGCGCTCTGGGGCCCCTCCTGATGTCCGGCCACCAGGAGCTGGATGTCCCCTCCAAGACCAGGAGGACGTCAGGGAGCCAGCTGGGCGCGCTGGCCGGTCAGGGGGACCCGGGACTGGAGCCCTTCCTGGACTCCCCCGGGGAGGAGGGACGTGAACAGGACGGCCTGGCCGAGCTCTTCCTTCAGGTGCCGTCCCACTTCAACTGGAACAAACCCAAACCAGGAAACGCTCCTCTGTTCAG GACCTCGTCGCCCCCCCCTCTGGACTGGCCTCTGCCCGGCCAGTTTGACCAGTGTGAGCTAAAGCTGGAGGTCCAGCCCAGATCGTACCACAGGGCGCATTACGAGACGGAGGGCAGCAGAGGGTCCATCAAGGCAGCGACTGCAGGACATCCTGTCGTCAAG CTGAACGGATACAGCGAGCAGCCGgtcagcctgctgctgttcatCGGCACCGCGGACGACCGCTACCTCCGCCCTCATTCCTTCTACCAGGTCCACCGGGTGACGGGGAAGATGGTCACCACCACCTGCCAGGAGAAACTGATGGGGGGCACCAAAGTCCTGGAGATCCCTCTGCTTCCAGAAAACAACATGTCCGCCAG CATCGACTGCGCCGGCATCCTGAAGCTGCGTAACGCCGACATCGAGCTGAAGAAGGGTGAGACGGACATCGGGCGGAAGAACACGAGGGTGCGCGTTGTGTTCAGGGCCACCGTCCCCCGGCCGGACGGCCggatgctgtggctgcaggcgGCCTCTGTTCCTGTGGAGTGCT CCCAGCGCTCAGGCCAGGAGCTGCCTCAGGTGGAGAGCTTCAGCCCGGCCAGCGGCTCGGCGGACGGAGGAGACGAGCTGCTCATCAGCGGCTCCAACATGTCCGCCCAGTCCAGGGTGGTGTTTGCGGAGAAGGGCCCCG ATGGCAGAGCTCTGTGGGAGACAGACGGCAGGTTTGTGCCGGAGAAAAGCAGCGGA TCCAGCATCGTGGTGGAGGTTCCTCCGTACCATAAGAAGACGTCGGCTCCGGTCGAGGTCCAGTTCTACGTCTCAAatgggaagagaagaagaagtctGACGCAGAGCTTCACTTACCTGCCTGCAGGTGGGCGTGTCCTCAAACAGGAGCACTGGGACACGGACTGCATCTCCCACAATCCACCTGGCTTCTCTCTGGCGTCCTGCCAACTGCCCTCCCTTGGCCGAGCGCTCGGCCCCGACCCGCTTTATTACGACTCCTGTGACGTCCCAGTGCATTGTGGTCCTCCTTCCCACGGCGTGCCTCGTCTTcatcacccccctccctccttaaTGTTTCCtcacacctcctcttcctcctccgcccCCCTTCACCCCTCTCAGACCTCCATCCAGCCTCCTCAGACCTTCACTGCCCCCCCTCAGACCTCTTCCGCCCCCCTTCACCCCTCTCAGACCTCCATCCAGCCTCCTCAGACCTTCACTGCCCCCCCTCAGACCTCCTCCGCCCCCCTTCACCCCTCTCAGACCTCCATCCTGCCTCCTCAGACCTTCACTGCCCCCCCTCAGACCTCCTCCGCCCCCCTTCACCCCTCTCAGACCTCCATCCTGCCTCCTCAGACCTTCACTGCCCCCCCTCAGACCTCCTCCGCCCCCCTTCACCCCTCTCAGACCTCCATCCTGCCTCCTCAGACCTTCACTGCCCCCCCTCAGACCTCCTCGGTCCCCCACCTGATCCCCACCATGCCTCCCCAGGCCTCCCCCCTCCAGACCTTCACCATCCCCCCCGCCGCCTCTGGTGGACCTCAGCCTGAAGCCTCCACGTCTCTCAGCTCCAGAGCCAGAGGAGGCTTTGGGACCCTTCCCACCCCCCAGAAGGACTCTCTCCTCCCTGGCCCAGGGGGGGCGCTGAGCATCAAGGAGGAGCCAGAAGACCCCCCCCCGAACCTGAGCTCCCTGGGCCTCCAGGAGATCACTCTGGATGATG TGAACGAGATCATCGACAGGGACATCGGCAGTCTGAGCAGCGGCGCCCTGCCCGACCAGTTTGACCAGTACCACCAGTACGACTGGGAGCAGAAACCCGGCGCCGCCGCTCCGCCGTACTGTGGAGGCCCTCAGTAG
- the pdcd2l gene encoding programmed cell death protein 2-like isoform X1: MASPSPERTLIGLCDGELDPNRYRSSYLTNKVGGPPDWPPAVSRRCPRCRRCGAPSALVVQVYCPLEASPYHRTLHLFACPGAGCSGGPEGWTLLRSQSLEEAARTPSRPPAQEAPLSATDWCDTADDWGMEGEEEEQWGGGRVKENHQGQGEAAAAWDLTGVCPTAAGETDVGSRLQALSLGGAQEEAPVLRPFFISVVEEADLCGEEDDLRHAQELLREYERREGVAVGELEGGGGEEKYEKTRARHGDAVFSRFMKRISLCPQQILRYCHGGKPLFISEPPPNMDRLVSACGACGGPRTFELQLMPALVSLLQRAGGGGAEAELEFGTVLVYTCRNSCWTDGSGSAVEEFCFVQADPDQQLFRAPPGCSDAEVSSRTL; encoded by the exons ATGGCGTCCCCCTCCCCGGAGCGGACTCTGATCGGTCTGTGTGACGGAGAGCTGGACCCGAACCGGTACCGGTCCTCCTACCTGACCAACAAGGTCGGTGGTCCGCCGGACTGGCCCCCGGCCGTCTCCCGGAGGTGTCCCCGCTGCCGTCGCTGCGGAGCCCCGTCGGCCCTCGTGGTCCAGGTGTACTGCCCCCTGGAGGCCTCCCCCTACCACAGAACCCTCCACCTGTTCGCCTGCCCGGGCGCGGGGTGCAGCGGCGGGCCGGAGGGCTGGACGCTGCTCCGCTCTCAGAGCCTGGAGGAGGCGGCGCGGACACCCAGCCGGCCCCCGGCTCAGGAGGCTCCTCTGTCGGCCACCGACTGGTGCGACACCGCCGATGACTgggggatggagggggaggaggaagagcagtggGGGGGAGGAAGGGTGAAGGAAAACCACCAGGGTCAgggggaggcagcagcagcatgggaCCTCACTGGTGTGTGTCCTACAG CAGCCGGTGAGACGGACGTCGGCAGCCGTCTTCAGGCTCTGAGTCTGGGAGGGGCCCAGGAGGAGGCCCCCGTCCTCCGCCCGTTCTTCATCAGTGTGGTGGAGGAGGCGGATCTGTGCGGCGAGGAAGACGACCTGCGGCACgctcaggagctgctgagggagtacgagaggagggagggggtggcgGTGGGAGAGCTGGAGGGCGGCGGCGGAGAGGAGAAGTACGAGAAGACGAGAGCCCGACACGGAGACGCCGTCTTCTCCAGGTTCATGAAGAGGATCTCGCTCTGCCCCCAGCAGATCCTGCGCTACTGTCACGGCGGGAAGCCGCTCTTCATCTCCGAGCCGCCGCCAAACATGGATCGGCTGGTGTCGGCGTGCGGCGCCTGTGGAGGACCCAGGACGTTCGAGCTGCAGCTGATGCCGGCTCTGGTCAGCCTGCTGCAGAGGGCCGGAGGTGGCGGCGCGGAGGCGGAGCTGGAGTTTGGGACGGTGCTGGTTTATACCTGCAGGAACAGCTGCTGGACGGACGGATCCGGATCGGCCGTGGAGGAGTTCTGCTTCGTTCAGGCCGACCCCGACCAGCAGCTCTTCAGGGCTCCGCCTGGCTGCAGTGATGCCGAGGTGTCCTCCAGgacgctgtga
- the pdcd2l gene encoding programmed cell death protein 2-like isoform X2, with translation MASPSPERTLIGLCDGELDPNRYRSSYLTNKVGGPPDWPPAVSRRCPRCRRCGAPSALVVQVYCPLEASPYHRTLHLFACPGAGCSGGPEGWTLLRSQSLEEAARTPSRPPAQEAPLSATDWCDTADDWGMEGEEEEQWGGGRVKENHQGQGEAAAAWDLTGVCPTAGETDVGSRLQALSLGGAQEEAPVLRPFFISVVEEADLCGEEDDLRHAQELLREYERREGVAVGELEGGGGEEKYEKTRARHGDAVFSRFMKRISLCPQQILRYCHGGKPLFISEPPPNMDRLVSACGACGGPRTFELQLMPALVSLLQRAGGGGAEAELEFGTVLVYTCRNSCWTDGSGSAVEEFCFVQADPDQQLFRAPPGCSDAEVSSRTL, from the exons ATGGCGTCCCCCTCCCCGGAGCGGACTCTGATCGGTCTGTGTGACGGAGAGCTGGACCCGAACCGGTACCGGTCCTCCTACCTGACCAACAAGGTCGGTGGTCCGCCGGACTGGCCCCCGGCCGTCTCCCGGAGGTGTCCCCGCTGCCGTCGCTGCGGAGCCCCGTCGGCCCTCGTGGTCCAGGTGTACTGCCCCCTGGAGGCCTCCCCCTACCACAGAACCCTCCACCTGTTCGCCTGCCCGGGCGCGGGGTGCAGCGGCGGGCCGGAGGGCTGGACGCTGCTCCGCTCTCAGAGCCTGGAGGAGGCGGCGCGGACACCCAGCCGGCCCCCGGCTCAGGAGGCTCCTCTGTCGGCCACCGACTGGTGCGACACCGCCGATGACTgggggatggagggggaggaggaagagcagtggGGGGGAGGAAGGGTGAAGGAAAACCACCAGGGTCAgggggaggcagcagcagcatgggaCCTCACTGGTGTGTGTCCTACAG CCGGTGAGACGGACGTCGGCAGCCGTCTTCAGGCTCTGAGTCTGGGAGGGGCCCAGGAGGAGGCCCCCGTCCTCCGCCCGTTCTTCATCAGTGTGGTGGAGGAGGCGGATCTGTGCGGCGAGGAAGACGACCTGCGGCACgctcaggagctgctgagggagtacgagaggagggagggggtggcgGTGGGAGAGCTGGAGGGCGGCGGCGGAGAGGAGAAGTACGAGAAGACGAGAGCCCGACACGGAGACGCCGTCTTCTCCAGGTTCATGAAGAGGATCTCGCTCTGCCCCCAGCAGATCCTGCGCTACTGTCACGGCGGGAAGCCGCTCTTCATCTCCGAGCCGCCGCCAAACATGGATCGGCTGGTGTCGGCGTGCGGCGCCTGTGGAGGACCCAGGACGTTCGAGCTGCAGCTGATGCCGGCTCTGGTCAGCCTGCTGCAGAGGGCCGGAGGTGGCGGCGCGGAGGCGGAGCTGGAGTTTGGGACGGTGCTGGTTTATACCTGCAGGAACAGCTGCTGGACGGACGGATCCGGATCGGCCGTGGAGGAGTTCTGCTTCGTTCAGGCCGACCCCGACCAGCAGCTCTTCAGGGCTCCGCCTGGCTGCAGTGATGCCGAGGTGTCCTCCAGgacgctgtga